In one Myotis daubentonii chromosome 1, mMyoDau2.1, whole genome shotgun sequence genomic region, the following are encoded:
- the CDAN1 gene encoding codanin-1 isoform X4, protein MAAVLESLLREEVSVAAAVRWIARSAQSSEEDAGEAAALRSLQPLRKEFVPFLLNFLREQSSRVVPQGPPTPAKAPGSSAALPGRPGGPPRGGRGARSQLFPPTESLSAAAEAPSARRGGRRRGAGPARERGGRGPGSLEEGVGAESLLWAGSRRPRAAGSPGSPSRARCDPPNLSNLEEFPPVGSVPPGGAGTRPSRRINPTPVSEERSLSKPKTCFTSPPISCVPGAQPSVLDSSPWGQGPAAGCRSLQEEREMLRKERSKQLQHSPVPACPTPEPGSTLPTRTGSLTAEPADPAKVSSRQRLELVALVYSACIAENLVPNLFLELFFVLQLLTARRMVAAKDSDLEPSPGVLDSLESPLFQSVHDCVFFAVQVLEHQFQVLSYLDKGTLKLLAENERLLCFSPALQGRLRAAYAGSVAKVSLAMPPSVQAVSFQPETDNRANFSSDRAFHTFKKQRDVFYEVLREWEDRHEEPGWDFEKGLGSRISFQFNQHLMDSLSLKIRELNSLVLPHPEPSDEDGESDVDWQGERRQFAVVLLSLRLLAKFLGFVAFLPYRGPEPPPARELQDSILALRSQVPPVLDVRALLQQGLRAHRAVLTVPWLVEFLSLADHIVPMLDYYRSIFTLLLHLHRSLVLSKDGEGEMCFLNKLLLLAVLGWLFQIPTVPEDLFFVEEGQVDVFEVDTKTSEHGLDGVPVVDQHLLYTCCPYIGELRKLLASWVSGSSGRSGGFVRKITPTTTTSLGALPLRTTQGLQAQLAQAFFHNQPPSLRRTVEFVAERIGSNCVKHIKATLVADLVRQAESLLQEQLVTQRQEGGDPGQLLEILCSQLCPHGAQALTQGREFCQKKSPGAVRALLPEETPAAVLSSAENIAVGLATEKACAWLSANITALIRREVKAAVSRMLRAQGPEPAVRGDRRGCSRACEHHAPLPSHLISEIKDVLSVAVGPRDPEEGVSPEHLEQLLGQLGQTLRCRQFLCPPAEQHLAKCSVELASLLVADQIPVLGPPTQHRLERGQARRLLHMLLSLWKDDFQVPVPLQLLLSPRNVGLLADTRPREWDLLLFLLRELVEKGLMGRKEIEACLDSLHEAQWPEDFAEELATLFNLFLAEPQVPEPQLRACELVQPNRGTVLAQS, encoded by the exons ATGGCGGCCGTTTTGGAGTCGCTGCTGCGAGAGGAGGTGTCGGTCGCAGCCGCCGTGCGGTGGATCGCGCGCAGCGCCCAGAGTTCGGAG GAGGACGCCGGGGAGGCGGCCGCGCTgcgctccctgcagcccctgcggAAGGAATTCGTGCCGTTCCTGCTGAACTTCCTGAGGGAGCAGAGCAGCCGTGTGGTCCCGCagggccccccaacccccgccaagGCCCCGGGCTCCTCGGCCGCCCTGCCCGGGAGGCCAGGGGGCCCgccgcggggcgggcgcggggcgcgcAGCCAGCTCTTCCCTCCGACCGAGTCTTTGAGCGCCGCCGCCGAAGCCCCCTCAGCCCGCCgcgggggcaggaggcggggcgcggggccggcCCGCGAGCGCGGGGGCCGAGGCCCggggagcctggaggagggggtcGGCGCGGAGAGCCTGCTCTGGGCGGGGAGCCGCAGGCCTCGGGCTGCCGGCAGCCCGGGCAGCCCCAGCCGCGCGCGCTGCGACCCGCCCAATCTCAGCAACCTGGAGGAGTTCCCTCCGGTGGGCTCGGTGCCCCCCGGCGGTGCAGG GACGAGGCCTTCACGCAGGATCAACCCCACCCCGGTGAGCGAGGAGCGGTCACTCTCCAAGCCCAAGACCTGCTTCACTTCGCCCCCCATCAGCTGTGTCCCCGGTGCCCAGCCCTCCGTCCTGGACTCGAGCCCTTGGGGCCAGGGCCCGGCCGCGGGGTGCCGAAGTCTGCAGGAGGAGCGGGAGATGCTCAGGAAGGAGCG CTCCAAGCAGCTGCAGCACTCGCCTGTTCCCGCCTGTCCCACCCCAGAACCGGGGTCTACCCTGCCCACCCGGACAGGAAGCCTCACAGCTGAACCTGCTGACCCTGCCAAAGTGTCTTCCCGCCAGCGCCTGGAGCTGGTGGCCCTTGTCTACTCCGCATGCATTGCAG AAAACCTGGTGCCAAATCTCTTCTTGGAGCTTTTCTTCGTCCTTCAGCTCCTTACTGCCCGGAGGATGGTGGCTGCTAAGGACAGTGACCTTGAACCCAGTCCAGGAGTCCTAG ATTCCCTGGAAAGCCCACTATTCCAGAGTGTGCACGATTGTGTCTTCTTTGCAGTGCAGGTTTTGGAACATCAGTTTCA AGTTCTTTCCTACCTGGACAAAGGGACCTTGAAGCTGTTGGCTGAGAATGAGCGGCTGCTATGCTTCTCACCAGCTCTGCAAGGCCGCCTTCGAGCTGCCTATGCGGGCAGTGTTGCCAAG GTCTCGCTGGCGATGCCACCCTCTGTTCAAGCTGTCTCCTTTCAGCCAGAAACTGACAATCGTGCCAACTTCTCCAGTGACCGAGcctttcatacttttaaaaaacagag GGATGTGTTTTATGAGGTGCTTCGAGAGTGGGAAGATCGCCATGAGGAGCCTGGCTGGGATTTTGAGAAGGGCTTGGGCAGCAGGATCAG CTTCCAGTTTAATCAGCATCTCATGGATAGTCTGAGTTTGAAGATTCGGGAGCTCAACAGCCTTGTCCTGCCTCATCCTGAGCCTAGTGATGAAGATGGAGAGTCAGATGTGGACTGGCAG GGTGAACGGAGGCAGTTTGCCGTGGTGCTGCTCAGCCTGAGGCTTCTGGCTAAATTCCTGGGCTTTGTGGCTTTCCTGCCATACCGGGGGCCCGAACCACCCCCAGCCCGTGAGCTCCAGGACTCCATTCTGGCCCTGAGAAGCCAG GTGCCCCCAGTCCTGGATGTACGAGCTCTGCTACAGCAGGGGCTGCGGGCCCACCGCGCGGTGCTcacagtgccctggctggtggagTTCCTCTCTCTGGCTGACCACATTGTTCCCATGCTGGACTATTACCGCAGCATCTTCACTCTCCTGCTGCACCTACACCG GAGCTTGGTTTTGTCTAAGGACGGTGAAGGGGAGATGTGCTTCCTGAACAAGCTGTTGCTGCTTGCTGTCCTGGGCTGGCTTTTCCAG ATTCCCACAGTCCCTGAAGACCTGTTCTTTGTGGAAGAGGGTCAGGTGGATGTCTTTGAGGTGGATACAAAAACTTCGGAACATGGTTTG GATGGCGTGCCTGTGGTGGACCAGCACCTGCTCTACACTTGCTGTCCTTATATTG GAGAGCTCCGCAAACTGCTCGCTTCATGGGTATCAGGCAGCAGTGGGCGGAGTGGGGGCTTTGTAAGGAAaatcacccccaccaccaccaccagcctgggagccctgcccCTCCGGACCACCCAGGGGCTGCAG GCACAGTTGGCCCAAGCCTTTTTCCACAACCAGCCGCCCTCCCTACGCAGGACTGTGGAGTTTGTGGCAGAGAGAATTGGCTCTAACTGTGTCAAACATATCAA GGCCACGCTGGTGGCAGATCTGGTGCGCCAGGCCGAGTCACTTCTTCAAGAGCAGCTGGTGAcgcagagacaggaagggggagaTCCAGGCCAGCTGTTGGAGatcttgtgttcccagctgtgcCCCCATGGGGCCCAGGCATTGACCCAGGGGCGGGA GTTCTGCCAAAAGAAGAGCCCTGGTGCCGTGCGGGCACTGCTCCCTGAGGAGACTCCGGCAGCC GTTCTGAGCAGCGCAGAGAACATTGCTGTGGGGCTTGCGACAGAGAAAGCCTGTGCTTGGTTGTCAGCCAACATCACAG CACTGATCAGGAGAGAGGTGAAAGCGGCAGTGAGTCGCATGCTTCGAGCCCAGGGTCCGGAACCGGCTGTCCGGGGGGATCGGAGGGGCTGCTCCCGTGCCTGTGAGCAccatgctcccctcccctcccacctcatcTCCGAGATCAAA GATGTGCTCTCTGTGGCCGTGGGGCCCCGAGACCCTGAGGAAGGAGTGTCCCCAGAGCATCTGGAGCAGCTCCTAGGCCAGCTGGGTCAGACACTGCGGTGCCGCCAG TTCCTGTGCCCACCTGCCGAGCAGCATCTGGCAAAGTGCTCTGTGGAGTTAGCATCCCTCCTTG TTGCAGACCAAATTCCTGTCCTAGGGCCCCCGACACAACACCGGCTGGAGAGAGGGCAGGCTCGAAGGCTCCTCCACATGCTGCTTTCCCTGTGGAAGGATGACTTTCAGGTGCCTGTTCCGCTGCAGCTCCTGCTGAGCCCAAGAAACGTGGGGCTTTTGGCAGACACTCGGCCAAGGGAG TGGGACCTGCTGCTGTTCTTACTCCGGGAGCTGGTAGAGAAAGGTCTGATGGGACGGAAAGAGATAGAGGCCTGCCTGGACAGCCTCCATGAGGCCCAGTGGCCAGAG GACTTTGCTGAAGAATTAGCAACACTGTTCAATCTGTTTCTGGCTGAGCCCCAGGTGCCAGAACCCCAGCTAAGAGCTTGTGAGCTGGTACAGCCAAACCGGGGGACTGTGCTGGCCCAGAGCTAG
- the CDAN1 gene encoding codanin-1 isoform X7, translating to MAAVLESLLREEVSVAAAVRWIARSAQSSEEDAGEAAALRSLQPLRKEFVPFLLNFLREQSSRVVPQGPPTPAKAPGSSAALPGRPGGPPRGGRGARSQLFPPTESLSAAAEAPSARRGGRRRGAGPARERGGRGPGSLEEGVGAESLLWAGSRRPRAAGSPGSPSRARCDPPNLSNLEEFPPVGSVPPGGAGTRPSRRINPTPVSEERSLSKPKTCFTSPPISCVPGAQPSVLDSSPWGQGPAAGCRSLQEEREMLRKERSKQLQHSPVPACPTPEPGSTLPTRTGSLTAEPADPAKVSSRQRLELVALVYSACIAENLVPNLFLELFFVLQLLTARRMVAAKDSDLEPSPGVLDSLESPLFQSVHDCVFFAVQVLEHQFQVLSYLDKGTLKLLAENERLLCFSPALQGRLRAAYAGSVAKVSLAMPPSVQAVSFQPETDNRANFSSDRAFHTFKKQRDVFYEVLREWEDRHEEPGWDFEKGLGSRIRVMMGQLSAACSHSHFVRLFQKQLLQMCQSPGGAGGTISGEAPDVLNMLGADKLGRLRRLQERLAAPQSSCGPCPPPSFPGCQGFFRDFILSASSFQFNQHLMDSLSLKIRELNSLVLPHPEPSDEDGESDVDWQGERRQFAVVLLSLRLLAKFLGFVAFLPYRGPEPPPARELQDSILALRSQVPPVLDVRALLQQGLRAHRAVLTVPWLVEFLSLADHIVPMLDYYRSIFTLLLHLHRSLVLSKDGEGEMCFLNKLLLLAVLGWLFQIPTVPEDLFFVEEGQVDVFEVDTKTSEHGLDGVPVVDQHLLYTCCPYIGELRKLLASWVSGSSGRSGGFVRKITPTTTTSLGALPLRTTQGLQAQLAQAFFHNQPPSLRRTVEFVAERIGSNCVKHIKATLVADLVRQAESLLQEQLVTQRQEGGDPGQLLEILCSQLCPHGAQALTQGREFCQKKSPGAVRALLPEETPAAVLSSAENIAVGLATEKACAWLSANITALIRREVKAAVSRMLRAQGPEPAVRGDRRGCSRACEHHAPLPSHLISEIKDVLSVAVGPRDPEEGVSPEHLEQLLGQLGQTLRCRQFLCPPAEQHLAKCSVELASLLVADQIPVLGPPTQHRLERGQARRLLHMLLSLWKDDFQVPVPLQLLLSPRNVGLLADTRPREWDLLLFLLRELVEKGLMGRKEIEACLDSLHEAQWPEDFAEELATLFNLFLAEPQVPEPQLRACELVQPNRGTVLAQS from the exons ATGGCGGCCGTTTTGGAGTCGCTGCTGCGAGAGGAGGTGTCGGTCGCAGCCGCCGTGCGGTGGATCGCGCGCAGCGCCCAGAGTTCGGAG GAGGACGCCGGGGAGGCGGCCGCGCTgcgctccctgcagcccctgcggAAGGAATTCGTGCCGTTCCTGCTGAACTTCCTGAGGGAGCAGAGCAGCCGTGTGGTCCCGCagggccccccaacccccgccaagGCCCCGGGCTCCTCGGCCGCCCTGCCCGGGAGGCCAGGGGGCCCgccgcggggcgggcgcggggcgcgcAGCCAGCTCTTCCCTCCGACCGAGTCTTTGAGCGCCGCCGCCGAAGCCCCCTCAGCCCGCCgcgggggcaggaggcggggcgcggggccggcCCGCGAGCGCGGGGGCCGAGGCCCggggagcctggaggagggggtcGGCGCGGAGAGCCTGCTCTGGGCGGGGAGCCGCAGGCCTCGGGCTGCCGGCAGCCCGGGCAGCCCCAGCCGCGCGCGCTGCGACCCGCCCAATCTCAGCAACCTGGAGGAGTTCCCTCCGGTGGGCTCGGTGCCCCCCGGCGGTGCAGG GACGAGGCCTTCACGCAGGATCAACCCCACCCCGGTGAGCGAGGAGCGGTCACTCTCCAAGCCCAAGACCTGCTTCACTTCGCCCCCCATCAGCTGTGTCCCCGGTGCCCAGCCCTCCGTCCTGGACTCGAGCCCTTGGGGCCAGGGCCCGGCCGCGGGGTGCCGAAGTCTGCAGGAGGAGCGGGAGATGCTCAGGAAGGAGCG CTCCAAGCAGCTGCAGCACTCGCCTGTTCCCGCCTGTCCCACCCCAGAACCGGGGTCTACCCTGCCCACCCGGACAGGAAGCCTCACAGCTGAACCTGCTGACCCTGCCAAAGTGTCTTCCCGCCAGCGCCTGGAGCTGGTGGCCCTTGTCTACTCCGCATGCATTGCAG AAAACCTGGTGCCAAATCTCTTCTTGGAGCTTTTCTTCGTCCTTCAGCTCCTTACTGCCCGGAGGATGGTGGCTGCTAAGGACAGTGACCTTGAACCCAGTCCAGGAGTCCTAG ATTCCCTGGAAAGCCCACTATTCCAGAGTGTGCACGATTGTGTCTTCTTTGCAGTGCAGGTTTTGGAACATCAGTTTCA AGTTCTTTCCTACCTGGACAAAGGGACCTTGAAGCTGTTGGCTGAGAATGAGCGGCTGCTATGCTTCTCACCAGCTCTGCAAGGCCGCCTTCGAGCTGCCTATGCGGGCAGTGTTGCCAAG GTCTCGCTGGCGATGCCACCCTCTGTTCAAGCTGTCTCCTTTCAGCCAGAAACTGACAATCGTGCCAACTTCTCCAGTGACCGAGcctttcatacttttaaaaaacagag GGATGTGTTTTATGAGGTGCTTCGAGAGTGGGAAGATCGCCATGAGGAGCCTGGCTGGGATTTTGAGAAGGGCTTGGGCAGCAGGATCAG AGTCATGATGGGTCAACTCTCTGCAGCTTGCAGCCACAGTCATTTTGTTCGGCTTTTCCAAAAACAACTTCTCCAG ATGTGTCAGAGTCCTGGTGGTGCTGGGGGCACTATCTCGGGTGAGGCTCCAGATGTGTTAAATATGCTTGGAGCTGACAAGTTGGGACGGCTGCGGCGCCTACAGGAACGGCTTGCAGCCCCTCAGAGCAGTTgtgggccctgcccacccccctccttcccaggCTGTCAGGGATTCTTCAGGGACTTCATCCTGAGTGCCAGCAG CTTCCAGTTTAATCAGCATCTCATGGATAGTCTGAGTTTGAAGATTCGGGAGCTCAACAGCCTTGTCCTGCCTCATCCTGAGCCTAGTGATGAAGATGGAGAGTCAGATGTGGACTGGCAG GGTGAACGGAGGCAGTTTGCCGTGGTGCTGCTCAGCCTGAGGCTTCTGGCTAAATTCCTGGGCTTTGTGGCTTTCCTGCCATACCGGGGGCCCGAACCACCCCCAGCCCGTGAGCTCCAGGACTCCATTCTGGCCCTGAGAAGCCAG GTGCCCCCAGTCCTGGATGTACGAGCTCTGCTACAGCAGGGGCTGCGGGCCCACCGCGCGGTGCTcacagtgccctggctggtggagTTCCTCTCTCTGGCTGACCACATTGTTCCCATGCTGGACTATTACCGCAGCATCTTCACTCTCCTGCTGCACCTACACCG GAGCTTGGTTTTGTCTAAGGACGGTGAAGGGGAGATGTGCTTCCTGAACAAGCTGTTGCTGCTTGCTGTCCTGGGCTGGCTTTTCCAG ATTCCCACAGTCCCTGAAGACCTGTTCTTTGTGGAAGAGGGTCAGGTGGATGTCTTTGAGGTGGATACAAAAACTTCGGAACATGGTTTG GATGGCGTGCCTGTGGTGGACCAGCACCTGCTCTACACTTGCTGTCCTTATATTG GAGAGCTCCGCAAACTGCTCGCTTCATGGGTATCAGGCAGCAGTGGGCGGAGTGGGGGCTTTGTAAGGAAaatcacccccaccaccaccaccagcctgggagccctgcccCTCCGGACCACCCAGGGGCTGCAG GCACAGTTGGCCCAAGCCTTTTTCCACAACCAGCCGCCCTCCCTACGCAGGACTGTGGAGTTTGTGGCAGAGAGAATTGGCTCTAACTGTGTCAAACATATCAA GGCCACGCTGGTGGCAGATCTGGTGCGCCAGGCCGAGTCACTTCTTCAAGAGCAGCTGGTGAcgcagagacaggaagggggagaTCCAGGCCAGCTGTTGGAGatcttgtgttcccagctgtgcCCCCATGGGGCCCAGGCATTGACCCAGGGGCGGGA GTTCTGCCAAAAGAAGAGCCCTGGTGCCGTGCGGGCACTGCTCCCTGAGGAGACTCCGGCAGCC GTTCTGAGCAGCGCAGAGAACATTGCTGTGGGGCTTGCGACAGAGAAAGCCTGTGCTTGGTTGTCAGCCAACATCACAG CACTGATCAGGAGAGAGGTGAAAGCGGCAGTGAGTCGCATGCTTCGAGCCCAGGGTCCGGAACCGGCTGTCCGGGGGGATCGGAGGGGCTGCTCCCGTGCCTGTGAGCAccatgctcccctcccctcccacctcatcTCCGAGATCAAA GATGTGCTCTCTGTGGCCGTGGGGCCCCGAGACCCTGAGGAAGGAGTGTCCCCAGAGCATCTGGAGCAGCTCCTAGGCCAGCTGGGTCAGACACTGCGGTGCCGCCAG TTCCTGTGCCCACCTGCCGAGCAGCATCTGGCAAAGTGCTCTGTGGAGTTAGCATCCCTCCTTG TTGCAGACCAAATTCCTGTCCTAGGGCCCCCGACACAACACCGGCTGGAGAGAGGGCAGGCTCGAAGGCTCCTCCACATGCTGCTTTCCCTGTGGAAGGATGACTTTCAGGTGCCTGTTCCGCTGCAGCTCCTGCTGAGCCCAAGAAACGTGGGGCTTTTGGCAGACACTCGGCCAAGGGAG TGGGACCTGCTGCTGTTCTTACTCCGGGAGCTGGTAGAGAAAGGTCTGATGGGACGGAAAGAGATAGAGGCCTGCCTGGACAGCCTCCATGAGGCCCAGTGGCCAGAG GACTTTGCTGAAGAATTAGCAACACTGTTCAATCTGTTTCTGGCTGAGCCCCAGGTGCCAGAACCCCAGCTAAGAGCTTGTGAGCTGGTACAGCCAAACCGGGGGACTGTGCTGGCCCAGAGCTAG
- the CDAN1 gene encoding codanin-1 isoform X3 — MAAVLESLLREEVSVAAAVRWIARSAQSSEEDAGEAAALRSLQPLRKEFVPFLLNFLREQSSRVVPQGPPTPAKAPGSSAALPGRPGGPPRGGRGARSQLFPPTESLSAAAEAPSARRGGRRRGAGPARERGGRGPGSLEEGVGAESLLWAGSRRPRAAGSPGSPSRARCDPPNLSNLEEFPPVGSVPPGGAGTRPSRRINPTPVSEERSLSKPKTCFTSPPISCVPGAQPSVLDSSPWGQGPAAGCRSLQEEREMLRKERSKQLQHSPVPACPTPEPGSTLPTRTGSLTAEPADPAKVSSRQRLELVALVYSACIAENLVPNLFLELFFVLQLLTARRMVAAKDSDLEPSPGVLDSLESPLFQSVHDCVFFAVQVLEHQFQVLSYLDKGTLKLLAENERLLCFSPALQGRLRAAYAGSVAKVSLAMPPSVQAVSFQPETDNRANFSSDRAFHTFKKQRDVFYEVLREWEDRHEEPGWDFEKGLGSRIRVMMGQLSAACSHSHFVRLFQKQLLQMCQSPGGAGGTISGEAPDVLNMLGADKLGRLRRLQERLAAPQSSCGPCPPPSFPGCQGFFRDFILSASSFQFNQHLMDSLSLKIRELNSLVLPHPEPSDEDGESDVDWQGERRQFAVVLLSLRLLAKFLGFVAFLPYRGPEPPPARELQDSILALRSQVPPVLDVRALLQQGLRAHRAVLTVPWLVEFLSLADHIVPMLDYYRSIFTLLLHLHRSLVLSKDGEGEMCFLNKLLLLAVLGWLFQIPTVPEDLFFVEEGQVDVFEVDTKTSEHGLDGVPVVDQHLLYTCCPYIGELRKLLASWVSGSSGRSGGFVRKITPTTTTSLGALPLRTTQGLQAQLAQAFFHNQPPSLRRTVEFVAERIGSNCVKHIKATLVADLVRQAESLLQEQLVTQRQEGGDPGQLLEILCSQLCPHGAQALTQGREFCQKKSPGAVRALLPEETPAAVLSSAENIAVGLATEKACAWLSANITALIRREVKAAVSRMLRAQGPEPAVRGDRRGCSRAFADQIPVLGPPTQHRLERGQARRLLHMLLSLWKDDFQVPVPLQLLLSPRNVGLLADTRPREWDLLLFLLRELVEKGLMGRKEIEACLDSLHEAQWPEDFAEELATLFNLFLAEPQVPEPQLRACELVQPNRGTVLAQS, encoded by the exons ATGGCGGCCGTTTTGGAGTCGCTGCTGCGAGAGGAGGTGTCGGTCGCAGCCGCCGTGCGGTGGATCGCGCGCAGCGCCCAGAGTTCGGAG GAGGACGCCGGGGAGGCGGCCGCGCTgcgctccctgcagcccctgcggAAGGAATTCGTGCCGTTCCTGCTGAACTTCCTGAGGGAGCAGAGCAGCCGTGTGGTCCCGCagggccccccaacccccgccaagGCCCCGGGCTCCTCGGCCGCCCTGCCCGGGAGGCCAGGGGGCCCgccgcggggcgggcgcggggcgcgcAGCCAGCTCTTCCCTCCGACCGAGTCTTTGAGCGCCGCCGCCGAAGCCCCCTCAGCCCGCCgcgggggcaggaggcggggcgcggggccggcCCGCGAGCGCGGGGGCCGAGGCCCggggagcctggaggagggggtcGGCGCGGAGAGCCTGCTCTGGGCGGGGAGCCGCAGGCCTCGGGCTGCCGGCAGCCCGGGCAGCCCCAGCCGCGCGCGCTGCGACCCGCCCAATCTCAGCAACCTGGAGGAGTTCCCTCCGGTGGGCTCGGTGCCCCCCGGCGGTGCAGG GACGAGGCCTTCACGCAGGATCAACCCCACCCCGGTGAGCGAGGAGCGGTCACTCTCCAAGCCCAAGACCTGCTTCACTTCGCCCCCCATCAGCTGTGTCCCCGGTGCCCAGCCCTCCGTCCTGGACTCGAGCCCTTGGGGCCAGGGCCCGGCCGCGGGGTGCCGAAGTCTGCAGGAGGAGCGGGAGATGCTCAGGAAGGAGCG CTCCAAGCAGCTGCAGCACTCGCCTGTTCCCGCCTGTCCCACCCCAGAACCGGGGTCTACCCTGCCCACCCGGACAGGAAGCCTCACAGCTGAACCTGCTGACCCTGCCAAAGTGTCTTCCCGCCAGCGCCTGGAGCTGGTGGCCCTTGTCTACTCCGCATGCATTGCAG AAAACCTGGTGCCAAATCTCTTCTTGGAGCTTTTCTTCGTCCTTCAGCTCCTTACTGCCCGGAGGATGGTGGCTGCTAAGGACAGTGACCTTGAACCCAGTCCAGGAGTCCTAG ATTCCCTGGAAAGCCCACTATTCCAGAGTGTGCACGATTGTGTCTTCTTTGCAGTGCAGGTTTTGGAACATCAGTTTCA AGTTCTTTCCTACCTGGACAAAGGGACCTTGAAGCTGTTGGCTGAGAATGAGCGGCTGCTATGCTTCTCACCAGCTCTGCAAGGCCGCCTTCGAGCTGCCTATGCGGGCAGTGTTGCCAAG GTCTCGCTGGCGATGCCACCCTCTGTTCAAGCTGTCTCCTTTCAGCCAGAAACTGACAATCGTGCCAACTTCTCCAGTGACCGAGcctttcatacttttaaaaaacagag GGATGTGTTTTATGAGGTGCTTCGAGAGTGGGAAGATCGCCATGAGGAGCCTGGCTGGGATTTTGAGAAGGGCTTGGGCAGCAGGATCAG AGTCATGATGGGTCAACTCTCTGCAGCTTGCAGCCACAGTCATTTTGTTCGGCTTTTCCAAAAACAACTTCTCCAG ATGTGTCAGAGTCCTGGTGGTGCTGGGGGCACTATCTCGGGTGAGGCTCCAGATGTGTTAAATATGCTTGGAGCTGACAAGTTGGGACGGCTGCGGCGCCTACAGGAACGGCTTGCAGCCCCTCAGAGCAGTTgtgggccctgcccacccccctccttcccaggCTGTCAGGGATTCTTCAGGGACTTCATCCTGAGTGCCAGCAG CTTCCAGTTTAATCAGCATCTCATGGATAGTCTGAGTTTGAAGATTCGGGAGCTCAACAGCCTTGTCCTGCCTCATCCTGAGCCTAGTGATGAAGATGGAGAGTCAGATGTGGACTGGCAG GGTGAACGGAGGCAGTTTGCCGTGGTGCTGCTCAGCCTGAGGCTTCTGGCTAAATTCCTGGGCTTTGTGGCTTTCCTGCCATACCGGGGGCCCGAACCACCCCCAGCCCGTGAGCTCCAGGACTCCATTCTGGCCCTGAGAAGCCAG GTGCCCCCAGTCCTGGATGTACGAGCTCTGCTACAGCAGGGGCTGCGGGCCCACCGCGCGGTGCTcacagtgccctggctggtggagTTCCTCTCTCTGGCTGACCACATTGTTCCCATGCTGGACTATTACCGCAGCATCTTCACTCTCCTGCTGCACCTACACCG GAGCTTGGTTTTGTCTAAGGACGGTGAAGGGGAGATGTGCTTCCTGAACAAGCTGTTGCTGCTTGCTGTCCTGGGCTGGCTTTTCCAG ATTCCCACAGTCCCTGAAGACCTGTTCTTTGTGGAAGAGGGTCAGGTGGATGTCTTTGAGGTGGATACAAAAACTTCGGAACATGGTTTG GATGGCGTGCCTGTGGTGGACCAGCACCTGCTCTACACTTGCTGTCCTTATATTG GAGAGCTCCGCAAACTGCTCGCTTCATGGGTATCAGGCAGCAGTGGGCGGAGTGGGGGCTTTGTAAGGAAaatcacccccaccaccaccaccagcctgggagccctgcccCTCCGGACCACCCAGGGGCTGCAG GCACAGTTGGCCCAAGCCTTTTTCCACAACCAGCCGCCCTCCCTACGCAGGACTGTGGAGTTTGTGGCAGAGAGAATTGGCTCTAACTGTGTCAAACATATCAA GGCCACGCTGGTGGCAGATCTGGTGCGCCAGGCCGAGTCACTTCTTCAAGAGCAGCTGGTGAcgcagagacaggaagggggagaTCCAGGCCAGCTGTTGGAGatcttgtgttcccagctgtgcCCCCATGGGGCCCAGGCATTGACCCAGGGGCGGGA GTTCTGCCAAAAGAAGAGCCCTGGTGCCGTGCGGGCACTGCTCCCTGAGGAGACTCCGGCAGCC GTTCTGAGCAGCGCAGAGAACATTGCTGTGGGGCTTGCGACAGAGAAAGCCTGTGCTTGGTTGTCAGCCAACATCACAG CACTGATCAGGAGAGAGGTGAAAGCGGCAGTGAGTCGCATGCTTCGAGCCCAGGGTCCGGAACCGGCTGTCCGGGGGGATCGGAGGGGCTGCTCCCGTGCCT TTGCAGACCAAATTCCTGTCCTAGGGCCCCCGACACAACACCGGCTGGAGAGAGGGCAGGCTCGAAGGCTCCTCCACATGCTGCTTTCCCTGTGGAAGGATGACTTTCAGGTGCCTGTTCCGCTGCAGCTCCTGCTGAGCCCAAGAAACGTGGGGCTTTTGGCAGACACTCGGCCAAGGGAG TGGGACCTGCTGCTGTTCTTACTCCGGGAGCTGGTAGAGAAAGGTCTGATGGGACGGAAAGAGATAGAGGCCTGCCTGGACAGCCTCCATGAGGCCCAGTGGCCAGAG GACTTTGCTGAAGAATTAGCAACACTGTTCAATCTGTTTCTGGCTGAGCCCCAGGTGCCAGAACCCCAGCTAAGAGCTTGTGAGCTGGTACAGCCAAACCGGGGGACTGTGCTGGCCCAGAGCTAG